The following proteins come from a genomic window of Frankia casuarinae:
- a CDS encoding GNAT family N-acetyltransferase produces MAWRTDGPAVLDNDHVRLAPVTEADREALRAIAFDPDIWRYFVFRVESDADFEAFFDASLADHRAGRRCVFVITDKRTGRVAGSMSYSNLSEPDARLEIGWSWLGRDFRGTGINRWAKVLLLEHAFERLGALRVEFKTDVLNTQARGGLRNIGAVEEGVLRSYNPMPDGRRRDAIYYSVLVEEWPIVKKTLAERPKACP; encoded by the coding sequence GTGGCCTGGCGCACGGACGGCCCGGCCGTCCTGGACAACGACCACGTCCGCCTCGCACCCGTCACCGAGGCCGACCGGGAAGCGTTGCGGGCGATCGCTTTCGACCCGGACATCTGGCGGTACTTCGTCTTCCGGGTGGAATCCGATGCCGACTTCGAGGCGTTCTTCGACGCATCTCTCGCCGACCATCGGGCCGGCCGGCGATGTGTCTTCGTCATCACCGACAAGCGCACCGGCCGGGTCGCGGGCAGCATGAGCTATAGCAACCTGTCCGAGCCGGACGCTCGGCTGGAGATCGGCTGGTCGTGGCTCGGCCGAGACTTCCGCGGCACGGGGATCAACCGGTGGGCCAAGGTGCTGCTGCTGGAGCACGCCTTCGAGCGCCTGGGCGCGCTGCGGGTGGAGTTCAAGACCGACGTGTTGAACACCCAGGCCCGCGGCGGCCTGCGCAACATCGGCGCCGTCGAGGAGGGGGTGCTGCGCAGCTACAACCCCATGCCGGACGGGCGCCGTCGCGACGCGATCTACTACAGCGTGCTGGTCGAGGAATGGCCGATCGTGAAGAAGACGCTCGCCGAGCGCCCTAAGGCGTGCCCGTGA
- a CDS encoding AMP-binding protein — protein sequence MINKLLASTPDRGTLYITRLAGTREVPLAEVWRLSGLVAARLRARGLGAGDRIGILAANSLEWVVLDLAALRLKVETAGLEPGKFAPTRELMDRYGLSLLFTDRPSDESGVEQLAALLDDLLDDLPDDLPDVPPPPVRYAPDEVTTIKFTSGSTGTPKGLGATVGSIDSSLDAVQGMFGHGPGDNLLVFLPLSLLQQRYWVYSALLHGHDVTVCTYEAAFVALTQVRPTVVMGVPGFFEGARSQIERRTQRTGRDLADVARDLFGDRIRYLWTGSAPADPATLAFFNRLGLPIYEGYGLNETCIVAKNHPGAHREGSVGRVLPGKQVLIDDDGVISVRAQHPVNGRYAYCEPGDSERVFGPDGTVRTGDLGYLDADGFLFVLGRADDTIVLDNGKKIIVRQIEEHLKASPAIAECVLYCPAQTELVAVVSPASVPADTAAISAQLAATNKALGGDQYIHRAVVADEPFSIDNGLLTSQYKPKRKQIRAVYLRQLGDPRKGLHAA from the coding sequence ATGATCAACAAACTCCTGGCGTCCACCCCGGACCGCGGGACGCTGTACATCACCAGGCTGGCCGGCACCCGCGAGGTCCCGCTCGCCGAGGTCTGGCGACTGTCCGGCCTGGTCGCGGCCAGGCTGCGCGCCCGCGGCCTCGGCGCGGGCGACCGGATCGGCATCCTCGCCGCCAACAGCCTCGAGTGGGTGGTGCTCGACCTGGCTGCCCTGCGGCTCAAGGTCGAGACCGCCGGCCTGGAACCGGGCAAGTTCGCGCCTACCCGCGAACTCATGGACCGCTACGGCCTCTCCCTCCTGTTCACCGACCGGCCGTCCGACGAATCCGGTGTCGAGCAACTCGCGGCCCTGCTCGACGACCTGCTCGACGACCTGCCCGACGACCTGCCCGACGTGCCCCCGCCGCCGGTCAGGTACGCCCCCGACGAGGTCACCACGATCAAGTTCACCTCGGGAAGCACCGGCACGCCCAAGGGCCTGGGCGCCACCGTCGGCAGCATCGACAGCTCGCTGGACGCCGTCCAGGGCATGTTCGGCCACGGCCCCGGCGACAATCTGCTGGTGTTTCTGCCGCTGTCGTTGCTTCAGCAGCGCTACTGGGTGTATTCGGCGCTGCTGCACGGCCACGACGTCACGGTCTGCACCTACGAGGCGGCGTTTGTCGCACTCACCCAGGTACGGCCGACCGTCGTCATGGGCGTGCCCGGCTTCTTCGAAGGTGCCCGCAGCCAGATCGAGCGCCGCACCCAGCGCACCGGCCGGGACCTCGCCGATGTGGCCCGCGACCTGTTCGGCGACCGCATCCGCTACCTCTGGACGGGCTCGGCGCCCGCCGATCCCGCCACCCTTGCCTTCTTCAACCGGCTCGGTCTGCCGATCTACGAGGGCTACGGCCTCAACGAGACGTGCATCGTGGCCAAGAACCACCCGGGCGCGCACCGGGAGGGCAGCGTAGGCCGGGTGCTGCCGGGCAAGCAGGTACTCATCGACGATGACGGGGTGATCAGCGTCCGTGCCCAGCACCCGGTGAACGGGCGGTACGCCTACTGCGAGCCCGGCGACTCCGAGCGGGTCTTCGGCCCCGACGGCACCGTGCGCACCGGTGACCTCGGATACCTTGACGCCGACGGCTTCCTGTTCGTTCTCGGTCGTGCCGACGACACGATCGTGTTGGACAACGGTAAGAAGATCATCGTCAGGCAGATCGAGGAGCATCTGAAGGCCAGCCCGGCCATCGCGGAGTGCGTGCTCTACTGCCCGGCCCAGACCGAGCTGGTGGCGGTCGTCTCGCCGGCGTCGGTGCCGGCGGACACCGCTGCCATCTCCGCACAGCTCGCGGCCACCAACAAGGCGCTCGGCGGTGACCAGTACATCCACCGGGCCGTGGTGGCCGACGAGCCGTTCAGCATCGACAACGGCCTGCTCACATCTCAGTACAAACCCAAGCGGAAGCAGATCCGAGCGGTGTACCTGCGCCAGCTCGGCGACCCGAGGAAGGGACTCCATGCTGCCTGA
- a CDS encoding class I tRNA ligase family protein — protein MIIDRFGVAALSEAFGIDMVSVDGLGTGAAWGRVAPGVASAHHRHDETELIVIVAGRGEFVVGSERHPVAPGTVVLFEPFEAHVVENTGDQDLVFLTQYWRDGARAVSSATPVTSEHGDRPVFVFSTPPTPNGDLHLGHLSGPYLGADAYVRFQRMNGANIWHLTGSDDFQSYVVDCARREGRSNAETAAHYSAEIAETLRLMDIPLDQYTVTNADPSYVPALKDFFTRLVDSGAIAPSDGPALFDPKTGQYLYEVDVRGGCPGCGEITGGNICEECGEPNTVVDLADPVAKPSGEAPAAGTVRRYVLPLHEHAGTVLDHHRRGRVPARLRELAARLFRRERVDIPVSHPSDWGITPHEANGAGQVIWVWPEMAFGFLHGIQKLGERIGRDWTAAEPTDDWKIVHFFGYDNSFYHAILYPVLYQLALPGWTPDIDYHVNEFFLYDGLKFSTGRRHAIWGKQILDAGSVDAVRYFLARSRPEAQRTNFELDAYEHTLATTLIGTWQAWLNDLGQHVADHYDGVAPDAGNWTPEHAGFLSQLAARLGALTASLRPGGFSLNQAAAELDALVADALRFSRRERVLARAGGMPNEVRTATALELAAAALLAHGAAPVMPRFAVRLAEALGQPAPDQWPSTVELIPPGSKVTLAHTTFFRPTSRSLS, from the coding sequence ATGATCATCGACCGCTTTGGCGTCGCCGCGCTCTCCGAAGCATTCGGGATCGACATGGTCTCGGTCGACGGGCTGGGCACCGGCGCCGCCTGGGGCCGGGTCGCACCGGGCGTCGCCTCGGCGCACCACCGGCACGACGAAACCGAGCTGATCGTCATCGTCGCCGGCCGCGGCGAGTTCGTCGTGGGCTCCGAACGCCACCCGGTCGCGCCGGGCACCGTCGTCCTGTTCGAGCCGTTCGAGGCTCACGTCGTGGAGAACACCGGGGATCAGGATCTGGTCTTCCTCACCCAGTACTGGCGCGACGGCGCCCGCGCGGTGTCCTCGGCCACCCCGGTGACCAGCGAGCACGGCGACCGCCCGGTGTTCGTCTTCTCGACGCCGCCCACCCCCAACGGCGACCTCCACCTCGGCCACCTCTCCGGCCCGTATCTGGGTGCCGACGCCTACGTCCGGTTCCAACGGATGAACGGCGCCAACATCTGGCACCTGACCGGCAGCGACGACTTCCAGTCCTACGTGGTCGACTGCGCTCGCCGGGAAGGCAGGTCGAACGCCGAAACGGCCGCGCACTACAGCGCCGAGATCGCGGAAACCCTGCGACTGATGGACATCCCGCTCGACCAGTACACCGTCACAAACGCCGACCCCAGCTATGTCCCCGCGCTGAAGGACTTCTTCACCAGGCTGGTCGACTCCGGCGCGATCGCCCCGAGCGACGGCCCCGCGCTGTTCGACCCGAAAACCGGCCAATACCTCTACGAGGTCGACGTCCGCGGCGGCTGCCCCGGCTGCGGTGAGATCACCGGCGGCAACATCTGCGAGGAGTGCGGCGAGCCGAACACCGTGGTCGACCTGGCCGATCCGGTCGCCAAGCCCTCCGGCGAGGCACCCGCTGCCGGCACGGTCCGCCGCTACGTGCTGCCGCTGCATGAGCACGCGGGCACGGTGCTCGACCATCACCGCCGGGGCCGCGTCCCGGCCCGGCTACGGGAGCTCGCCGCACGACTGTTCCGCCGGGAGCGGGTCGACATCCCGGTCAGCCACCCCAGCGACTGGGGCATCACCCCGCACGAGGCGAACGGCGCCGGCCAGGTGATCTGGGTATGGCCGGAGATGGCCTTCGGCTTCCTGCACGGCATCCAGAAGCTCGGCGAGCGCATCGGCCGCGACTGGACGGCCGCCGAGCCGACCGACGACTGGAAGATCGTCCACTTCTTCGGCTACGACAACAGCTTCTACCACGCGATTCTCTACCCGGTGCTCTACCAGCTCGCCCTGCCCGGCTGGACGCCGGACATCGACTACCACGTCAACGAGTTCTTCCTCTACGACGGCCTGAAGTTCTCCACCGGCCGCCGGCACGCCATCTGGGGCAAGCAGATCCTCGACGCCGGCAGCGTGGACGCCGTGCGCTACTTCCTCGCCCGTAGCCGTCCCGAGGCGCAGCGAACGAACTTCGAGCTCGACGCCTACGAGCACACGCTCGCGACCACCCTGATCGGCACCTGGCAGGCCTGGCTGAACGACCTCGGCCAGCACGTGGCCGACCACTACGACGGGGTGGCTCCCGACGCCGGCAACTGGACCCCCGAGCACGCCGGGTTCCTCAGCCAGCTCGCTGCCCGGCTTGGGGCGCTCACCGCCAGCCTGCGGCCCGGCGGGTTCTCGCTCAACCAGGCCGCCGCCGAACTGGACGCCCTGGTGGCCGACGCGCTCCGGTTCAGCCGCCGGGAACGCGTGCTGGCGCGGGCCGGCGGCATGCCGAACGAGGTGCGCACGGCCACCGCACTGGAGCTGGCCGCCGCCGCACTGCTCGCGCACGGCGCCGCGCCGGTCATGCCGCGCTTCGCCGTCCGGCTGGCCGAAGCCCTTGGCCAGCCGGCGCCCGACCAGTGGCCCAGCACGGTCGAGCTGATCCCGCCGGGCAGCAAGGTCACCCTCGCCCACACCACGTTCTTCCGCCCGACCAGCAGGAGCCTGTCATGA
- a CDS encoding NAD(P)/FAD-dependent oxidoreductase, with product MDADVVVVGAGVVGCLVATEALARAPHRRVTVIDRGVVGGGVSRFSAGLHFPRGATPRVRALAAYSHRWYEDLRRRDPQVPIHPVGLTVVSTDEAAVREHYLPEARLRPADQGWEGDGAHYADVGALTQLLAARLRDRAAFREGTAVTAVGSAPDGVVLTLSTGARLTAGRVVLAPGPWLAWPELLAPLGVRIKKVVALHIERPATPRDRTTVFHDEDAFLLPLAHRGHWLFSYTSPDWDVTPDALTGELSADDLDRGRAILDRYAPKLSPYCVSGRVFCDAYSPDRTPIVRPVTADGRVLFAGAAGGSGYRLAPAIAAAAADLLDEKDTA from the coding sequence GTGGACGCCGACGTCGTGGTGGTCGGTGCCGGAGTGGTCGGCTGCCTGGTGGCCACCGAGGCACTGGCCCGCGCGCCCCACCGGCGGGTGACGGTGATCGACAGGGGAGTGGTTGGCGGCGGAGTGTCCCGGTTCTCCGCCGGCCTGCACTTCCCGCGCGGTGCCACCCCACGGGTGCGGGCGCTGGCCGCCTACAGCCATCGCTGGTACGAGGACCTGCGCCGGCGAGACCCACAGGTGCCGATCCACCCGGTGGGCCTGACCGTGGTCAGCACCGACGAAGCCGCCGTCCGGGAGCACTACCTCCCCGAAGCGCGGCTGCGTCCGGCCGACCAGGGCTGGGAGGGCGACGGCGCCCACTACGCCGACGTTGGAGCGCTCACCCAACTCCTGGCCGCTCGGCTCCGCGACCGCGCGGCGTTTCGGGAGGGCACCGCGGTCACCGCCGTGGGGTCCGCACCGGACGGCGTCGTCCTCACGCTGAGCACCGGTGCCCGGCTCACCGCCGGCCGCGTCGTGCTGGCACCGGGTCCCTGGCTGGCCTGGCCGGAGCTGCTTGCCCCGCTCGGCGTCCGGATCAAGAAAGTGGTCGCCCTGCACATCGAACGACCCGCCACCCCTCGCGACCGCACGACCGTCTTCCACGACGAGGACGCGTTCCTGCTACCGCTGGCCCACCGCGGCCACTGGCTGTTCAGCTACACCTCACCCGACTGGGACGTCACCCCGGACGCGCTGACCGGGGAGCTGTCCGCCGACGACCTCGACCGCGGCCGGGCGATCCTGGATCGTTACGCCCCGAAGCTCAGCCCGTACTGTGTCTCCGGCCGCGTGTTCTGCGATGCCTACAGCCCCGACCGTACGCCGATCGTGCGCCCGGTCACCGCCGACGGCCGGGTGCTGTTCGCCGGCGCGGCGGGCGGTTCCGGCTACCGGCTGGCCCCCGCGATCGCCGCGGCGGCCGCCGACCTGCTCGACGAGAAGGACACCGCATGA
- a CDS encoding lysine N(6)-hydroxylase/L-ornithine N(5)-oxygenase family protein, protein MGSKSPRYRCVGIGAGPANLSLAALLHGDPGMPNLVIDRKAEFTWHDDQLIPGATLQVSLFKDLVSLSDPTSPFSFIAYLHDRGRIYHYLNAQFEKVPREEFRNYLGWACSRNENVVFGEEAQAVDFTGDAFVVQTDKRALLADNVVVGVGTVPWVPMFARPHLGSTQFHVSEFRSKAVRLRDKRVAVIGGGQSGAEAFLDLISRPDSELPHRVSWLSRRRNYFPIDDSPFTNEFYMPCHSDYFAELDLAVRADFNSQQVLTSDGISESTAREIYQQIYVHRFITGAPQLTGLYPNREVVSVEACSPDGWSISVQHNDLAGGLEIFEAEVIIWATGFQPARMDFLAPLEQRLAREDDEYQVDADFAANWDGPADRNLFLQNAVRTQRGLADPNLSLTAWRSQRIVDRIRGVRSRGQDPAFVEWSPKTGAR, encoded by the coding sequence ATGGGGAGTAAGTCTCCGCGGTACCGCTGTGTCGGAATCGGGGCCGGACCGGCCAACCTGAGCCTGGCAGCCCTGTTGCACGGTGACCCAGGGATGCCGAACCTGGTCATCGACAGGAAGGCCGAATTCACCTGGCACGACGATCAGCTCATCCCTGGAGCGACCCTCCAAGTGTCCTTGTTCAAGGACCTTGTGAGCCTGTCCGACCCGACCAGTCCATTCTCGTTCATAGCCTATCTCCACGACCGCGGGCGAATCTACCACTACCTCAACGCACAGTTCGAAAAAGTGCCCCGCGAGGAGTTCCGTAACTACCTCGGCTGGGCCTGCAGTCGCAACGAGAACGTTGTGTTCGGCGAGGAGGCGCAGGCCGTCGACTTCACCGGCGACGCGTTTGTCGTGCAGACCGACAAGCGCGCTCTCCTCGCCGACAACGTGGTGGTCGGCGTCGGCACCGTGCCGTGGGTGCCGATGTTCGCCCGCCCGCACCTGGGCAGCACTCAGTTCCACGTCAGCGAGTTCAGGTCGAAAGCCGTCCGCCTGCGCGACAAGCGGGTGGCGGTGATCGGCGGCGGCCAGTCCGGCGCCGAGGCGTTCCTCGACCTGATCTCCCGGCCCGACAGCGAACTGCCGCACCGGGTGTCGTGGCTGTCCCGCCGGCGCAACTACTTCCCGATCGACGACTCGCCGTTCACCAACGAGTTCTACATGCCCTGCCACTCCGACTACTTTGCCGAGCTCGACCTGGCTGTACGGGCCGACTTCAACAGCCAGCAGGTGCTGACCAGCGACGGCATCTCCGAGTCCACCGCCCGGGAAATCTATCAGCAGATCTACGTCCACCGGTTCATCACGGGCGCCCCGCAGCTCACCGGGCTCTACCCCAACCGCGAGGTGGTCAGCGTCGAGGCGTGCTCGCCGGACGGCTGGAGCATCTCCGTCCAGCACAACGACCTGGCCGGCGGCCTGGAGATCTTCGAGGCCGAAGTGATCATCTGGGCCACCGGGTTCCAGCCGGCCCGGATGGACTTCCTGGCACCCCTGGAGCAACGCCTGGCGCGGGAGGACGACGAGTATCAGGTGGACGCCGACTTCGCCGCCAACTGGGACGGCCCGGCCGACCGGAACCTGTTCCTGCAAAATGCCGTCCGCACGCAGCGCGGCCTCGCCGACCCGAACCTCAGCCTCACCGCCTGGCGCAGCCAGCGGATCGTCGACCGGATCCGCGGCGTCCGGAGCAGGGGACAGGACCCGGCGTTCGTCGAGTGGTCACCCAAGACAGGGGCCCGCTAA
- a CDS encoding acyl-CoA dehydrogenase family protein: protein MSLDPELVALPFYEQSHRELAEALGRFWDTRADLAAAARTGAPAKYGARVLRELGAAGLLEPADLRSLCLTREALAYTEDLADFAFSIQVLAAWPIQRHGTDEQKRRWLPGMACGELAGAFALSEEQAGSDVAALALRAVPDGAQYVLDGNKMWIAGAAGADVFCVVARTGDGPAALGLTALLVPAGTPGLRIEPIDMVAERDIARLEFDGCRVPADAVLGPRGGGFVVAMELLERFRLTVGAAALGFARRAADAALARARERAAYGRRLFDLPTVKASFADVEVRLNAAALLVARAAWEADRGAPLARHSSIAKLYATEAAQQVVDAAVQVYGAAGLVHDSLPERLYRQIRSLRIYEGASEVLRLAIADALGPRGRFHERM, encoded by the coding sequence ATGAGCCTGGACCCGGAGCTGGTGGCGCTGCCGTTCTACGAGCAGTCACACCGCGAGCTGGCCGAGGCGCTCGGCAGGTTCTGGGACACCCGCGCCGATCTGGCGGCGGCAGCCCGGACCGGCGCGCCGGCGAAGTACGGCGCCCGCGTGCTGCGCGAGCTGGGGGCCGCGGGGTTGCTGGAGCCCGCCGACCTGCGCAGCCTGTGTCTGACGAGGGAAGCCCTGGCCTACACCGAGGACCTGGCCGACTTCGCGTTCTCGATCCAGGTCCTGGCCGCCTGGCCGATCCAGCGCCACGGCACCGACGAGCAGAAGCGGCGCTGGCTGCCCGGCATGGCCTGCGGCGAGCTGGCAGGTGCGTTCGCGCTGTCGGAGGAGCAGGCCGGCTCGGACGTCGCCGCGCTCGCCCTGCGCGCCGTGCCGGACGGCGCGCAGTACGTCCTGGACGGGAACAAGATGTGGATCGCCGGCGCCGCGGGCGCCGACGTCTTCTGCGTGGTGGCCCGCACCGGTGACGGCCCGGCCGCGCTGGGCCTGACCGCGCTGCTCGTCCCGGCCGGCACCCCGGGCCTGCGGATCGAGCCGATCGACATGGTGGCCGAACGCGACATCGCCCGACTGGAGTTCGACGGCTGCCGGGTCCCGGCCGACGCCGTCCTGGGCCCCCGCGGCGGCGGGTTTGTCGTGGCCATGGAGCTGCTCGAACGGTTCCGCCTCACCGTCGGCGCCGCGGCGCTTGGCTTCGCCCGCCGGGCCGCCGACGCCGCTTTGGCCAGGGCCAGAGAACGGGCCGCGTACGGCAGGCGGCTGTTCGACCTGCCGACGGTGAAGGCCAGCTTCGCCGATGTCGAGGTACGGCTGAACGCCGCCGCCCTCCTGGTGGCCAGGGCCGCCTGGGAGGCCGACCGGGGCGCCCCGCTGGCCAGGCACTCCAGCATCGCGAAGCTGTACGCCACCGAGGCCGCCCAGCAGGTCGTGGACGCGGCCGTGCAGGTCTACGGCGCGGCCGGGCTGGTGCACGACAGCCTGCCGGAGCGGCTGTACCGGCAGATCCGGTCGCTGCGGATCTACGAGGGCGCCTCCGAGGTGCTGCGCCTCGCCATCGCTGACGCCCTGGGCCCGCGCGGCCGGTTTCACGAGCGAATGTAA
- a CDS encoding iron-containing redox enzyme family protein, producing MTDLTTSLPLGPFECGPAAAAEAAAAVAGPPAALYRQLLVEQESEATLVAARRVLAAFLPDSASLAREAGLAREAGPDREHVLAELAGSRVAIAGVAARLRTASAETVAAVLRQRAPLALIEGCWLDTVSQPATQPAVIVNRLGVEQLELLGRGVAERTLAHQRRRLLAEHGVVLPDLAATDFLTAAQARPLTVVTAAFYLSLSRLPASFLPEVVGVHCAFRALGTDAALSGVDGPPGVDGPGYDPAPLLAEYLALTEQSPTGPADRARLLAAIQLVVRLESAHVAMLDDLASWHQGLSLDARVALIVARHAPYAGRQHHKVQISGTPLRDLFADPAFDAAAFIRQFRSSSQLKPLRAGGCRFTRAITFGGPMFGIFDEAEARTIGRWAAAVAAGEEPGADLAACTAGDEGAAAWQHALVAANPGDVLAAEPPALDERQFLYRLVNVERFPSVLAAARSRVERVLAQAEGMFELGAAGRYTDASWFDYSPEALWERVDTLYWTKLVEPFRPLTDIPSRKNVINNQKRFALGNLVDGACMHRIGNTGRFHRPSDGPLFAIYADEMGRGDIAKNHITLIQQALASMDIHLPHPRSEEFLTQAELPDLTYPYATYQLSLALFPDSRYEEILGYSLGVEMFGLGELRLHEMEKMRHHRFDIAYEAAHLSIDNVSAGHARQATDLIVGYLDHVGRTAGPVAVERAWQRVWRGYASFAFFVEPQLARRLMAGRAAA from the coding sequence ATGACCGACCTGACGACCTCGCTGCCGCTGGGACCGTTCGAGTGCGGCCCGGCCGCGGCCGCCGAGGCAGCCGCGGCCGTGGCCGGGCCGCCGGCCGCCCTGTACCGCCAGCTGCTGGTCGAGCAGGAGTCCGAGGCGACGCTGGTGGCCGCCCGCCGGGTGCTCGCCGCGTTCCTGCCGGACAGTGCTTCCCTGGCCAGGGAAGCCGGTCTGGCCAGGGAAGCCGGTCCGGACCGGGAGCACGTGCTCGCCGAGCTGGCCGGCTCCCGCGTGGCGATTGCGGGGGTCGCCGCTCGGCTTCGCACCGCTTCGGCCGAGACTGTGGCCGCGGTGCTGCGGCAGCGTGCCCCGCTCGCGCTGATCGAAGGCTGCTGGCTGGACACCGTGTCGCAGCCAGCTACCCAACCCGCCGTGATTGTCAACCGGCTGGGCGTCGAGCAGCTGGAGTTGCTGGGTCGTGGCGTGGCCGAGCGCACCCTGGCCCATCAGCGCCGCCGGCTGCTGGCGGAGCACGGCGTGGTGCTCCCTGACCTGGCAGCCACCGACTTCCTGACCGCGGCGCAGGCCCGGCCGCTCACCGTGGTGACGGCCGCCTTCTACCTGTCGCTGTCCCGGCTGCCGGCCAGTTTCCTGCCCGAGGTGGTCGGCGTGCACTGCGCCTTCCGGGCACTGGGCACCGACGCCGCACTATCCGGTGTGGACGGCCCACCCGGTGTGGACGGCCCTGGGTACGATCCGGCGCCGCTGCTGGCGGAGTATCTGGCGCTTACCGAGCAGTCGCCTACCGGCCCGGCCGACCGGGCGCGGCTGCTCGCGGCGATCCAGCTCGTCGTGCGTCTGGAGAGCGCGCACGTGGCGATGCTCGACGATCTCGCGAGCTGGCACCAGGGCCTGTCACTCGACGCCAGAGTGGCGCTGATCGTCGCCAGGCACGCACCGTACGCGGGCCGCCAGCACCACAAGGTGCAGATCTCCGGTACCCCGCTGCGCGACCTGTTCGCCGACCCGGCGTTCGACGCCGCGGCGTTCATCCGTCAGTTCCGCTCCTCCAGCCAGCTGAAGCCGCTGCGGGCCGGCGGTTGCCGCTTCACCAGGGCGATCACGTTCGGTGGGCCGATGTTCGGGATCTTCGACGAGGCCGAAGCGCGCACGATCGGGCGGTGGGCGGCCGCTGTTGCCGCGGGTGAGGAACCCGGCGCCGACCTGGCTGCCTGCACCGCCGGCGACGAGGGTGCCGCTGCCTGGCAGCATGCGCTCGTGGCTGCCAACCCCGGCGACGTCCTCGCGGCCGAGCCGCCGGCTCTCGACGAGCGTCAGTTCCTGTACCGCCTGGTCAACGTCGAGCGGTTCCCCAGCGTGCTGGCTGCCGCCCGCAGCCGCGTCGAGCGGGTGCTCGCCCAGGCCGAGGGGATGTTCGAGCTGGGAGCCGCCGGACGCTACACCGACGCCAGCTGGTTCGACTACAGCCCCGAGGCGCTGTGGGAGCGGGTGGACACCCTCTACTGGACGAAGCTCGTCGAGCCCTTCCGGCCGCTGACCGACATCCCGTCCAGGAAGAACGTGATCAACAACCAGAAGCGGTTCGCGCTGGGCAACCTCGTCGACGGCGCCTGCATGCACCGGATCGGCAACACCGGCCGCTTCCACCGCCCCAGCGACGGGCCGCTGTTCGCCATCTACGCCGACGAGATGGGCCGCGGCGACATCGCCAAGAACCACATCACGCTGATCCAGCAGGCCCTGGCCAGCATGGACATCCACCTGCCGCACCCGCGCTCGGAGGAGTTCCTCACCCAGGCCGAGCTGCCCGACCTGACCTACCCGTACGCCACCTACCAGCTCAGCCTGGCGCTGTTCCCGGACTCCCGCTACGAGGAGATCCTCGGCTACAGCCTGGGGGTAGAGATGTTCGGCCTCGGCGAGCTGCGGCTGCATGAGATGGAGAAGATGCGCCACCACCGTTTCGACATCGCCTACGAGGCGGCGCATCTGTCCATCGACAACGTCTCGGCCGGCCACGCCCGCCAGGCGACCGACCTGATCGTCGGCTACCTCGACCACGTCGGCCGCACTGCCGGCCCGGTTGCCGTCGAGCGAGCCTGGCAGCGGGTGTGGCGCGGCTACGCCTCGTTCGCGTTCTTCGTCGAGCCGCAGTTGGCCAGGCGCCTGATGGCAGGGCGGGCCGCCGCATGA
- a CDS encoding SGNH/GDSL hydrolase family protein, translating to MTELTEATDPYVISTEAGVELLAGAPWKRIAVIGDSISTGIREAVPGYQDLSWVDRISAVLHRIHPDLDEIRLAKRDLTLTEIRQTQLRPALDFRPDLVFLSGGGNDFIRPGFDPVTVRAELTEIVSRVRVTGADILTIGMLDISQAGIVSEKYGEMFSKATRIVTRITREVSQEYGAIFVSFTDHPLCADAGIYCSDRLHLNCRGQAFEATGKMHGLAAHLAARSKAA from the coding sequence ATGACCGAACTGACCGAAGCCACCGACCCATACGTCATCTCCACCGAAGCCGGTGTGGAGCTGCTGGCGGGCGCGCCGTGGAAGCGGATCGCGGTGATCGGTGACAGCATCTCGACCGGAATACGCGAAGCTGTGCCCGGCTACCAGGATCTGTCCTGGGTGGACCGGATCAGTGCCGTGCTGCACCGCATTCACCCTGACCTCGACGAGATTCGACTGGCCAAACGCGATCTGACGCTGACCGAAATCCGCCAGACGCAGTTGCGGCCGGCCCTGGATTTCAGGCCCGACCTGGTGTTCCTCTCCGGCGGCGGCAACGACTTCATCAGGCCGGGCTTCGATCCGGTCACCGTGCGCGCCGAGCTGACCGAGATCGTTTCCAGGGTCAGGGTGACCGGTGCCGACATCCTCACCATCGGGATGCTCGATATCAGCCAGGCGGGCATCGTCTCCGAGAAGTACGGGGAGATGTTCAGCAAGGCGACCAGGATCGTCACCCGGATCACGCGGGAGGTGTCCCAGGAGTACGGCGCGATCTTCGTCTCGTTCACCGACCATCCGCTCTGCGCCGACGCGGGCATCTACTGCAGCGACAGGCTGCACCTCAACTGCCGCGGTCAGGCGTTCGAGGCCACCGGGAAGATGCACGGACTCGCCGCTCACCTGGCCGCGAGGAGCAAAGCCGCATGA